Proteins encoded by one window of Bacteroidales bacterium:
- a CDS encoding C1 family peptidase, protein MNGISLAFISFFFLHQNTDTRCKDLRPLFEKYEITVKNQGARGTCSIFTIVGLIEFERANVLGDPTPLSVEYLNWAANKTEGRDADGSFFHYAIDGMLKYGICADDYMPYATRFSEKAEPSEVARKDAGSRKTGQTIWIKTWDPKNGITAGQLQKIKKELDGNHPVAIGFRWLKGEVENKYLEGGELAMVTEEQVFDGHSVLIVGYHNDEKTPGGGYLIFKNSYGESFGDNGYGRIPYAYALLYANDAMALHLN, encoded by the coding sequence ATGAACGGTATTAGTCTGGCATTCATTTCATTTTTCTTCCTTCATCAAAATACAGACACAAGATGCAAAGACCTACGGCCGCTTTTTGAAAAGTATGAAATTACGGTCAAAAATCAAGGAGCGCGTGGAACCTGTTCCATCTTCACCATCGTAGGATTGATTGAGTTTGAACGGGCCAATGTATTGGGTGACCCGACACCCCTGTCTGTAGAATACCTCAACTGGGCGGCCAATAAAACCGAAGGAAGGGATGCGGATGGTTCCTTTTTCCATTATGCTATAGACGGCATGTTAAAATATGGCATATGCGCCGACGATTATATGCCTTACGCCACCCGTTTCAGTGAAAAAGCAGAACCATCGGAAGTCGCCAGGAAGGATGCCGGCTCAAGGAAGACGGGACAAACAATCTGGATAAAAACATGGGATCCGAAAAACGGCATTACTGCCGGACAATTGCAGAAAATAAAAAAAGAACTGGATGGCAATCATCCGGTGGCTATTGGATTTCGCTGGCTGAAAGGTGAAGTGGAAAACAAGTACCTGGAAGGCGGTGAACTGGCGATGGTAACTGAAGAACAGGTTTTTGACGGACATAGCGTGTTGATTGTTGGTTATCATAATGACGAAAAAACACCCGGCGGCGGATACCTGATCTTTAAAAATTCCTATGGTGAATCATTTGGTGATAATGGCTACGGCCGTATTCCATACGCTTATGCCCTACTATACGCAAATGATGCCATGGCACTACACCTCAATTAA